The uncultured Carboxylicivirga sp. genomic interval AGGCCTATTTGCCATTTTTGGCATTATACGGTACAGAACCACCCAAATGCCAATTAAAGAGATGACCTATCTATTCCTAACTATTGGAATAGCTGTTATTAATGCACTAAGTAGCAGTAGTATTAGTTTTATCGAAATTGCTTTTACCAATCTGGTTATTTTAATTATTACGTATGGGTTGGAAAGAATATGGTTATTAAAGCACGAATCGAGCAAATTAATTATTTACGATAAAATTGAACTAATAAAAACAAGCAAACGAAAAGAGCTAATTGAAGATTTAATAGATAGAACGAATCTACCAATCCATCGTATTGACATCGGAAAAATCAATTTTTTACGAGACACTGCTGAAGTAATCGTTTACTATTACACCGACGATATCAGCAATGTAAATATGAGCGAAATAACTGACGATGACGATTAATAAACAACCCAAAGTAACAAAAACAAAAGAGCCGCTCCCTCAAGGAACGGCTCTTTCTACTGTAAACAATTAATCTAAAATTTAAATCCAATTTTCAGAACCGGCTCGGCAAAAATTGTAGTAACATGCGATGCTGCTTCCTGAGCTTCCATTCCTTGCTGATGAAAAATGCGCTTTACATTATACATGTAAGACACTGTTTTTATTTCAAAACCAAAGAAGAAACCTTCAGCCAGATAATAATCTACCCCTCCGACTAAACTACCACCAAAAGCATATACTTCTCCACGACGAGTATCGTAAGTGGGAATTACCTCTCCATTACCATCAAGCCCCCTGTATCCATCATATATCTCCATCTGACCATACACTCCGTTTGCCTGAACGCCCGCATACGGAAATAATCTGGGAACTTTTGTTGCGAAGTAATAATCGGCACCTACGTCACCATAAAATTGCATTGTAGTTCTGCCTTCTAAGTGCGCATATCCAGGAATTGCTGTACCGGGATAATCGTAATAAACACTACCAACACCTTCCACTGCATCTCGTGAAGGAGAACTTACAATCATCCCTCCACCTGCTAATCTCAGTGCTATATTCGAAGTTAAGAAATATTTACCCTCAACACCAATGGCATTTACAATACTATTGCCATCACTATAAAACGAACTTCTTGAAACAGGCTGGCCAATACTTACTGAGTTTGAAGACATACCTGCATTTACTTCATAGTAGCTTAACGAAGGATAATCAACAGACTTACCCAACCGCAACGATATCGTTTTATCTCCTGCCTGAGGCGCATATTCCTGAGCTTCTGCTTGTGTATAACCTCCCATAACCAGAAGCATACACAATACTTTTACTATTATTTTTCTATTCATATCAGGCTTTTATTTTTAGGATTAAACTTCTAAAGAGGCCGCCATTAATAGTCGGCCCACAAACCTCTCCTAAATATTACTCGCCCAATTCAGCGTCTATCAAGGCTTTTAATTCAGCCGCCATAGCTTCAAGTATTTGTAATTCAGCTTGAAGATTAGCAATATATTCTTCTTGGTATGCTATTTCGTTTTCCCAACTTGTTGATTCCATATCTATTTGAGCAATTTGATATTCTAAATCAGCAATATTATTTTCCAAATCTTCAATTTTATTCTGAAGATTTTCAAGTGATGACTCAAGAGCACTTACAACCCAACTAACATAACTTAGCTCATTACTCAACATATTATATTCATCCCACAATGCGACATATTCATCATATAACGTATTAGCTAATTCATCAGCCTCTTCATAAGTTGCTTTTGCTGTAAAATAAGCTGCTTGTAATGCTGCAATTCCTGCTGAAACATTATCTCCACCAATCATAGTTTTATAATAAGCAACAACAGCCTCTACGGTACCTTTTGCAATTGTGGCTTCTTCTTTTTGCTCATCAGTACTTCCTGCATCAGCTATAATTGCGTCATAATAAGCGATTGAATAATAATAATCACTAGAAGATACTAATTCACGATCCACTGCATTAATTGCATCAGAATCAATATACTCAGAACCAACAACATCATCACTTTCGAAAAACTCAATATAGCCTTGATACATTAAACCATCATCATAAGCATCATAAGCATCTTCCATTGCATCATAAGCTTCATCTCTAGCCTGATCAGCCATTCCGTATTCATACCACTTCTCTTCACTTTCGGCATATTTATCAGTATAAGCTACTCGAAGAACTTCATAATTATTTTCAGCTTCCAACAAAGCAGCAGCCTTAGCCTCAACGTCACCAGTTGCACTTTGAAGTAATGTCAATGCATCATTTGCATAAGTCAACTCGGCCTCTTTACGCCCTTTTCGTAAAGCTTTTTCAGCCAAACTTTCTCCATAATCACCATCATACAATTGCATCCATG includes:
- a CDS encoding DUF4956 domain-containing protein is translated as MDITNTTLVNWSDFFNLLIRFSFNLIVTLLLVRVIYYQTARRKDYLFTFLLIGTIIFLLCFLLESVKLQLGFALGLFAIFGIIRYRTTQMPIKEMTYLFLTIGIAVINALSSSSISFIEIAFTNLVILIITYGLERIWLLKHESSKLIIYDKIELIKTSKRKELIEDLIDRTNLPIHRIDIGKINFLRDTAEVIVYYYTDDISNVNMSEITDDDD
- a CDS encoding BT1926 family outer membrane beta-barrel protein; this encodes MNRKIIVKVLCMLLVMGGYTQAEAQEYAPQAGDKTISLRLGKSVDYPSLSYYEVNAGMSSNSVSIGQPVSRSSFYSDGNSIVNAIGVEGKYFLTSNIALRLAGGGMIVSSPSRDAVEGVGSVYYDYPGTAIPGYAHLEGRTTMQFYGDVGADYYFATKVPRLFPYAGVQANGVYGQMEIYDGYRGLDGNGEVIPTYDTRRGEVYAFGGSLVGGVDYYLAEGFFFGFEIKTVSYMYNVKRIFHQQGMEAQEAASHVTTIFAEPVLKIGFKF